A single Cottoperca gobio chromosome 7, fCotGob3.1, whole genome shotgun sequence DNA region contains:
- the aaas gene encoding aladin isoform X2 gives MCSLALFPPPLPSGQTTLCESNNELLSGGSGTDDRLKQESSPLSLYFPRESLKLHCRAESSSKAAFLDHSETLWMRSAAAWRDGGFTGLLDEITNSNTEVPTWLSVSSGFTLALLRWFSSFHGSLFPHLTMSSEDMLAEFSQVLNWSDCVVRAFAWHPHADKFAVALLDDSIKIYNPKSATTPTLKHRLQRSVAAVQWKPLCASALAVACQNCLLVWHVDPCSLSTRPSSGCAQVLSHPGHSPVTSIAWSPSGSLLVSASPMDTAMMVWDVAAESCVPLQRVGGGGVTFLSWSPDGSHVLASTPSALFRIWETRMWTCERWPCVKGRCQSGCWSPDGSRLLFTVQGETLIYALTFTDAPGVPTCTSKGPQAAAVVADLSETTFTTPDGNIIIGGEIQSLAWDPTGERLAVLLKGDLQAADRPAIIAVFKTRTNPIFELLPCGFVQGELGAEARLMQFHPNFQHGALLTVCWSSGRITHMPFYFLSAGVPHFGLGGSPSLPRPQERPADFANQSLFTELLS, from the exons ATGTGCTCTCTGGCGTTGTTCCCCCCTCCTCTGCCCTCTGGACAGACCACTCTGTGTGAGTCCAACAACGAGCTGCTGTCAGGAGGAAGCGGCACTGACGACCGACTGAAACAG gaGTCGAGTCCTCTGAGTTTGTATTTCCCCCGAGAGTCTCTGAAGCTCCACTGTCGAGCAGAAAGCAGCAGCAAGGCGGCCTTCCTGGACCACTCTGAAACACTGTGGATGAGGAGTGCAGCAGCATg GCGGGACGGTGGTTTCACAGGGCTACTCGATGAAATTACCAACTCAAATACAGAAG TGCCTACATGGCTGTCAGTGAGCTCTGGTTTCACTCTGGCGTTGCTCCGATGGTTCTCTTCCTTTCACGGCTCCCTGTTTCCTCATCTCACA ATGAGCAGTGAGGACATGCTTGCTGAGTTTTCTCAAGTGCTGAACTG GTCTGACTGTGTGGTGCGAGCCTTTGCGTGGCATCCCCATGCAGATAAATTTGCTGTAGCCCTACTGGACGACTCTATTAAGATCTACAACCCCAAAAG TGCCACCACCCCCACACTGAAGCACCGTCTACAGAGGAGTGTTGCAGCAGTGCAGTGGAAGCCCCTGTGTGCGTCTGCCCTCGCTGTAGCTTGTCAAAACTGTTTACTGGTCTGGCACGTGGACCCCTGCTCACTATCAACCAG GCCTTCGTCTGGTTGTGCTCAGGTTTTGTCTCATCCCGGTCACTCTCCAGTCACTTCCATCGCCTGGTCTCCCAGCGGATCTCTCCTCGTGTCGGCCTCGCCTATGGACACCGCGATGATG GTTTGGGATGTAGCTGCAGAAAGCTGTGTGCCACTTCAGCGTGTTGGAGGAGGCGGTGTCACCTTCCTGTCCTGGTCCCCTGATGGCAGCCATGTCCTGGCCTCGACACCGTCAGCCCTGTTTAG GATTTGGGAAACCAGGATGTGGACCTGTGAGCGTTGGCCGTGTGTTAAAGGGCGCTGCCAG TCTGGTTGTTGGAGTCCAGATGGGAGTCGACTTCTCTTCACCGTACAGGGAGAGACGCTCATCTACGCTCTGACCTTCACTGATGCACCAG GCGTACCTACATGCACATCAAAAGGGCCTCAGGCAGCCGCAGTAGTGGCGGACCTGTCAGAGACAACCTTCACCACACCAGATGGAAACATCAT TATTGGTGGAGAGATCCAGTCTTTAGCGTGGGATCCCACAGGAGAGAGGCTGGCAGTGCTTCTCAAGG GTGATCTCCAAGCAGCAGACCGGCCCGCAATCATAGCCGTGTTCAAGACCAGAACAAACCCCATTTTTGAGCTTCTGCCTTG TGGTTTTGTTCAAGGGGAGCTTGGCGCAGAGGCAAGACTGATGCAGTTCCACCCAAATTTCCAACACGGAGCTCTGCTCACTGTG tGTTGGTCCAGTGGAAGAATTACCCACATGCCTTTCTACTTCCTGAGTGCTGGCGTCCCACATTTTGGCCTCGGTGGCAGTCCGTCACTGCCACGCCCTCAAGAAAGACCGGCAGACTTTGCCAATCAGTCGCTCTTCACAGAGCTCCTCTCTTGA
- the map3k12 gene encoding mitogen-activated protein kinase kinase kinase 12: MSGTCIHEPRAPSPSLSGFSTPISELYRRIDGDSPACTPETDLTPTQCVIRNVLSIDTGGPGAPGGSSPTPSDGPSAHFDNSVLKLHEHEACQCGGGAEAGHSPEAGAVRSQSENIRLQAGSGGFLEGLFGCLKPVWTMIGKAYSTEHKHSHEESWEVPFEEISDLQWVGSGAQGAVFLGKFHGDDVAVKKVRDIKETEIKHLRKLKHPNIITFKGVCTQAPCYCILMEYCAQGQLYEVLRAGRKITPSLLVDWSMGIAGGMNYLHLHKIIHRDLKSPNMLITHDDLVKISDFGTSKELSDKSTKMSFAGTVAWMAPEVIRNEPVSEKVDIWSFGVVLWEMLTGAVPYKDVDSSAIIWGVGNNSLQLPIPESCPDGFKILLRQCWNCKPRNRPSFRQILLHLDIASADLLSTPQETYFKSQAEWREEVKQHFEKIKSEGTCLHRLDEELINRRREELRHALDIREHYERKLDRANNLYMELSAVMLQLELKEKELQRREHSLDKKYPGLFKHHSSRQSSSSNTMDKLIKKRNVPQKLPSGKRPDILKSEVIIPKMDSSVMQVTIPACPNRSSTSPSRSRRVKTRHRKPGKGSSGDLAGLKANQSSSNRDTTAQANSSTTNTSKQLLEPSADLRCLGHEQQQRQLSSSSPDLICTTLEAEGQGKGESSVGRLERGGSLSASAGLGGSQGAAAGLDDLTETPPRSDTPSEDAASFPFSSSPDSPCGRGAAAGRGSLGSPRLPHDGEDKEEGAGAVRLPRGASGGIGSQHLTPSAILYRAAISRKQRRGVSSEEEEGEVDSEVELPRRRRPTSITKCQSVSTFSSENLSVSDGEEGHTTDHSHSGTPDVVSTNTDDRLDDRSDDLLSQGSEIPADNTDPAQPFDGLSERDAALGPAKAQLDVGQNPNESRALCDDSDCDSAELDQSGSGEPSRPPSAGAWVSPSQPYQESPQAPHTGPP; this comes from the exons ATGAGTGGGACCTGTATCCATGAGCCCCGTGCCCCTTCCCCCTCCCTGTCAGGCTTCAGCACCCCCATCTCAGAACTCTATCGAAGAATCGATGGAGACAGTCCTGCCTGCACCCCTGAAACGGACCTGACGCCCACACAGTGTGTCATCCGCAACGTGCTGTCCATCGACACTGGTGGACCGGGGGCGCCGGGCGGCAGCAGCCCCACTCCCAGTGATGGACCCTCAGCCCACTTTGACAACAGCGTGCTAAAACTACATGAACATGAGGCCTGCCAGTGTGGCGGCGGGGCCGAAGCCGGGCACAGCCCAGAGGCTGGTGCTGTTCGGAGCCAGTCGGAGAACATTCGGCTACAAGCAGGAAGTGGAGGTTTTTTGGAGGGACTGTTTGGCTGCCTGAAACCAGTCTGGACCATGATTGGAAAGGCCTACTCCACTGAACACAAACATAGCCATGAAG AGTCCTGGGAAGTTCCTTTTGAGGAAATCTCCGACCTGCAGTGGGTGGGGAGCGGGGCACAGGGGGCCGTCTTCCTCGGCAAGTTCCACGGAGACGACGTGGCTGTAAAGAAAGTGCGGGACATCAAAGAGACCGAGATCAAACACCTGCGCAAACTCAAGCACCCCAACATCATCACTTTCAA GGGCGTGTGCACTCAGGCTCCTTGTTACTGTATCTTGATGGAATACTGTGCCCAAGGCCAACTGTACGAGGTGCTGAGGGCGGGTCGTAAAATCACCCCCTCCCTCCTGGTTGACTGGTCCATGGGCATCGCAGGTGGCATGAACTACCTGCACCTCCATAAAATCATCCATCGAGACCTCAAGTCCCCGAA CATGCTGATTACACACGATGACCTGGTAAAGATCTCTGACTTCGGCACCTCAAAGGAGCTCAGTGACAAGAGCACCAAGATGTCATTCGCCGGCACCGTAGCGTGGATGGCTCCTGAAGTAATTCGGAACGAGCCGGTGTCGGAAAAGGTGGACATCTG GTCCTTTGGAGTGGTGCTGTGGGAGATGCTAACTGGAGCGGTTCCTTACAAAGATGTGGACTCATCCGCCATCATCTGGGGCGTGGGGAACAACAGCCTCCAGCTGCCCATACCTGAGAGCTGCCCTGACGGCTTCAAGATCCTCCTCAGACAGTGCTG GAACTGTAAGCCCAGGAATAGGCCCTCTTTCCGTCAAATCCTTCTTCATCTGGATATAGCGTCAGCGGATTTGCTGTCCACTCCACAAGAGACGTACTTCAAGTCTCAG GCTGAATGGCGAGAAGAGGTGAAACAGCACTTTGAGAAGATTAAATCTGAGGGTACTTGTCTTCACCGACTCGATGAGGAACTGATCAACCGACGCAGAGAGGAGCTCAG GCATGCTTTGGACATTCGCGAGCACTATGAGAGAAAGCTGGATAGGGCTAACAACCTTTACATGGAGCTCAGCGCTGTCATGCTGCAGCTGGAGCTCAAAGAGAAAGAGTTGCAGAG GAGAGAGCATTCTTTGGATAAAAAGTATCCAGGCTTGTTTAAGCATCACAGCTCCAGGCAGAGCAGCTCCTCCAACACCATGGACAAACTCATCAAGAAGAGAAATGTCCCGCAGAAACTGCCCTCAGGAAAGAG gCCAGACATCCTCAAGTCTGAGGTAATCATTCCCAAAATGGACTCCTCCGTGATGCAAGTCACTATCCCAGCCTGCCCCAACAGAAGCTCCACTTCTCCCAGCCGGTCTCGGAGGGTAAAGACCCGCCACCGCAAGCCCGGGAAGGGCAGCAGCGGGGACCTGGCTGGACTCAAGGCAAATCAGTCGTCCTCTAATAGGGACACAACCGCCCAGGCTAACAGTTCTACCACTAACACCTCCAAGCAGCTCCTGGAGCCCTCTGCAGATCTGCGGTGCCTCGGccatgagcagcagcagaggcagcttTCCTCCTCCAGCCCCGACCTCATCTGCACCACGCTCGAGGCAGAGGGGCAAGGGAAAGGGGAGTCCTCTGTGGGAAGgctggagagaggggggagccTCAGTGCCTCTGCAGGATTAGGGGGATCACAGGGGGCGGCAGCTGGTCTGGATGATCTCACAGAAACCCCCCCACGTAGCGACACGCCGAGCGAGGACGCTGCGTCGTTCCCGTTCTCTAGCAGCCCAGACTCACCGTGTGGGAGGGGGGCAGCAGCAGGACGGGGGTCTCTGGGTTCTCCACGTCTGCCTCATGATGGGGAGGATAAAGAGGAGGGAGCTGGTGCGGTGAGGTTGCCCCGAGGGGCATCAGGGGGAATTGGGAGTCAGCACCTCACTCCTTCAGCCATTCTGTACAGGGCAGCTATCTCACGCAAACAG AGGCGTGGAGTGTCatcagaagaggaggagggtgaagtTGATAGTGAAGTTGAGTTACCACGGAGACG ACGTCCGACAAGCATCACCAAGTGCCAGTCGGTGTCCACCTTTAGCTCAGAGAACCTGTCGGTGTCGGACGGCGAGGAGGGCCACACCACTGACCACTCTCACAGCGGCACCCCCGACGTGGTCAGCACCAACACAGACGACAGGTTGGACGACCGCAGCGACGACCTCCTCTCTCAGGGGTCAGAGATCCCGGCGGACAACACTGATCCTGCCCAGCCGTTTGACGGCCTGTCGGAAAGAGACGCAGCGCTGGGACCGGCCAAAGCTCAGCTGGACGTCGGGCAGAATCCTAATGAG agTCGGGCACTGTGTGATGACTCTGACTGCGACAGTGCTGAGCTGGATCAGTCAGGTAGCGGGGAGCCGAGTCGTCCTCCCAGTGCTGGAGCGTGGGTGTCTCCTTCTCAACCCTACCAGGAGTCTCCACAGGCACCCCATACAGGACCTCCATAG
- the aaas gene encoding aladin isoform X1: MCSLALFPPPLPSGQTTLCESNNELLSGGSGTDDRLKQESSPLSLYFPRESLKLHCRAESSSKAAFLDHSETLWMRSAAAWRDGGFTGLLDEITNSNTEVPTWLSVSSGFTLALLRWFSSFHGSLFPHLTMSSEDMLAEFSQVLNWSDCVVRAFAWHPHADKFAVALLDDSIKIYNPKSATTPTLKHRLQRSVAAVQWKPLCASALAVACQNCLLVWHVDPCSLSTRPSSGCAQVLSHPGHSPVTSIAWSPSGSLLVSASPMDTAMMVWDVAAESCVPLQRVGGGGVTFLSWSPDGSHVLASTPSALFRIWETRMWTCERWPCVKGRCQSGCWSPDGSRLLFTVQGETLIYALTFTDAPAGVPTCTSKGPQAAAVVADLSETTFTTPDGNIIIGGEIQSLAWDPTGERLAVLLKGDLQAADRPAIIAVFKTRTNPIFELLPCGFVQGELGAEARLMQFHPNFQHGALLTVCWSSGRITHMPFYFLSAGVPHFGLGGSPSLPRPQERPADFANQSLFTELLS; the protein is encoded by the exons ATGTGCTCTCTGGCGTTGTTCCCCCCTCCTCTGCCCTCTGGACAGACCACTCTGTGTGAGTCCAACAACGAGCTGCTGTCAGGAGGAAGCGGCACTGACGACCGACTGAAACAG gaGTCGAGTCCTCTGAGTTTGTATTTCCCCCGAGAGTCTCTGAAGCTCCACTGTCGAGCAGAAAGCAGCAGCAAGGCGGCCTTCCTGGACCACTCTGAAACACTGTGGATGAGGAGTGCAGCAGCATg GCGGGACGGTGGTTTCACAGGGCTACTCGATGAAATTACCAACTCAAATACAGAAG TGCCTACATGGCTGTCAGTGAGCTCTGGTTTCACTCTGGCGTTGCTCCGATGGTTCTCTTCCTTTCACGGCTCCCTGTTTCCTCATCTCACA ATGAGCAGTGAGGACATGCTTGCTGAGTTTTCTCAAGTGCTGAACTG GTCTGACTGTGTGGTGCGAGCCTTTGCGTGGCATCCCCATGCAGATAAATTTGCTGTAGCCCTACTGGACGACTCTATTAAGATCTACAACCCCAAAAG TGCCACCACCCCCACACTGAAGCACCGTCTACAGAGGAGTGTTGCAGCAGTGCAGTGGAAGCCCCTGTGTGCGTCTGCCCTCGCTGTAGCTTGTCAAAACTGTTTACTGGTCTGGCACGTGGACCCCTGCTCACTATCAACCAG GCCTTCGTCTGGTTGTGCTCAGGTTTTGTCTCATCCCGGTCACTCTCCAGTCACTTCCATCGCCTGGTCTCCCAGCGGATCTCTCCTCGTGTCGGCCTCGCCTATGGACACCGCGATGATG GTTTGGGATGTAGCTGCAGAAAGCTGTGTGCCACTTCAGCGTGTTGGAGGAGGCGGTGTCACCTTCCTGTCCTGGTCCCCTGATGGCAGCCATGTCCTGGCCTCGACACCGTCAGCCCTGTTTAG GATTTGGGAAACCAGGATGTGGACCTGTGAGCGTTGGCCGTGTGTTAAAGGGCGCTGCCAG TCTGGTTGTTGGAGTCCAGATGGGAGTCGACTTCTCTTCACCGTACAGGGAGAGACGCTCATCTACGCTCTGACCTTCACTGATGCACCAG CAGGCGTACCTACATGCACATCAAAAGGGCCTCAGGCAGCCGCAGTAGTGGCGGACCTGTCAGAGACAACCTTCACCACACCAGATGGAAACATCAT TATTGGTGGAGAGATCCAGTCTTTAGCGTGGGATCCCACAGGAGAGAGGCTGGCAGTGCTTCTCAAGG GTGATCTCCAAGCAGCAGACCGGCCCGCAATCATAGCCGTGTTCAAGACCAGAACAAACCCCATTTTTGAGCTTCTGCCTTG TGGTTTTGTTCAAGGGGAGCTTGGCGCAGAGGCAAGACTGATGCAGTTCCACCCAAATTTCCAACACGGAGCTCTGCTCACTGTG tGTTGGTCCAGTGGAAGAATTACCCACATGCCTTTCTACTTCCTGAGTGCTGGCGTCCCACATTTTGGCCTCGGTGGCAGTCCGTCACTGCCACGCCCTCAAGAAAGACCGGCAGACTTTGCCAATCAGTCGCTCTTCACAGAGCTCCTCTCTTGA